In Nitrosophilus alvini, the following are encoded in one genomic region:
- a CDS encoding DUF234 domain-containing protein produces MNAYFNISPQYKTFSKNLLQIFAIGDRKIFTAFKKADIPEHLGKIHLEKLIENNILIKEYSREKPIEKKHPKQKLKKNLRRYRIQHKIKFAKPFFRFWFRYCEPNIDLLEKKEFSKILKLIENDFENYVSFTYEELSNELIKHKFKDYEETGSYWDKNIELDILTTLKDGRVIVGECKWKNSKICKKTLTSLQKKCAVAGIEANYYALFSKSGFSNELLKNRDNNILLFDLDDLKEWAGAKPAYRKREKVPYSFEF; encoded by the coding sequence TTGAATGCATATTTCAATATCAGCCCTCAATACAAAACTTTTAGTAAAAATCTGCTACAGATTTTTGCAATCGGCGACAGAAAGATATTTACAGCATTTAAAAAAGCCGATATCCCGGAACATCTTGGGAAAATCCATCTTGAAAAATTGATAGAAAACAATATTCTTATAAAAGAGTATTCAAGAGAAAAACCTATAGAAAAAAAGCATCCGAAACAGAAACTCAAGAAAAATCTCAGACGTTACCGTATCCAGCACAAGATAAAATTTGCAAAGCCCTTTTTCAGATTCTGGTTCAGGTACTGCGAACCGAATATCGATCTTCTTGAAAAAAAAGAGTTTTCAAAGATATTGAAACTTATAGAAAACGATTTTGAAAACTATGTCAGCTTTACATACGAAGAACTCTCAAATGAACTGATAAAACATAAATTCAAAGATTACGAAGAGACCGGCAGCTACTGGGACAAAAATATCGAACTAGATATTCTCACGACTCTGAAAGACGGCAGAGTAATAGTGGGCGAATGCAAATGGAAAAACAGTAAAATCTGCAAAAAAACACTCACCTCTTTGCAGAAAAAGTGTGCAGTTGCAGGAATAGAAGCGAACTACTACGCTCTTTTTTCAAAAAGCGGCTTCAGCAATGAGCTTCTAAAAAACAGGGACAACAATATCCTCCTTTTCGACCTGGACGATCTCAAAGAGTGGGCTGGAGCGAAACCGGCATATAGGAAAAGAGAGAAAGTACCGTACAGTTTTGAGTTTTAA
- a CDS encoding lipid-binding SYLF domain-containing protein gives MKKIVLIVLSLFVAVSAFAENEGTKKIRDCINVFDRFMAIPEESIPETLLRDAKAIAIIPNLIKVGFIIGGRHGSGVLAVRRKDGSWSNPLFITLTGGSLGWQIGAQSVDIILVFKTNRSVEDILEGKVTLGADASVAAGPVGRSAEAATDIKLKSEIYAYSRSRGAFIGVSLEGAVLKVDIDANTQFYKKPGIRPRDILYANIKVPDPIVNHFKRKLSEYTK, from the coding sequence ATGAAAAAAATCGTACTGATTGTTTTGAGTCTGTTTGTTGCCGTTTCCGCTTTTGCAGAAAATGAAGGAACCAAAAAGATAAGGGATTGTATCAATGTTTTTGATAGATTTATGGCAATACCGGAAGAGAGCATCCCTGAGACTCTTTTAAGAGACGCAAAAGCCATAGCCATCATACCAAACCTTATAAAAGTGGGATTTATCATAGGTGGCAGACACGGCAGTGGTGTTTTGGCCGTAAGAAGAAAGGACGGTTCATGGAGCAATCCCCTTTTTATAACCCTTACAGGAGGAAGCCTAGGCTGGCAGATAGGAGCACAATCGGTAGATATTATCCTTGTTTTCAAAACAAACAGAAGCGTAGAGGATATACTAGAAGGTAAAGTTACACTCGGAGCGGATGCTTCAGTAGCAGCCGGGCCTGTAGGCAGAAGTGCCGAAGCGGCAACAGATATAAAACTCAAATCGGAAATATACGCATATTCCAGAAGCAGAGGAGCTTTTATCGGGGTTTCCCTTGAAGGTGCAGTCTTGAAGGTTGATATTGATGCCAATACCCAATTTTATAAAAAGCCCGGTATAAGACCAAGAGATATTCTATACGCAAATATCAAAGTTCCAGATCCTATAGTAAATCATTTCAAACGCAAACTTTCCGAATATACAAAATAG
- a CDS encoding FtsW/RodA/SpoVE family cell cycle protein: protein MRFMIDRRIITHFDFILIALLIPIITLSFYLISEIDPVLSQKQLIYIGVGIAAFIVFFLMPLREFKWLIPTIYWINIGLLISVDFFGVSRLGAQRWLEIPFIHFTLQPSEIFKPAFILMLAYLIHENPPPKNGYSLKEFLKISFYIILPFVLIAKEPDLGTALILLIIGYGILFFVGVNWKIWAGIAIIMALFLPLSYKYLLHDYQKKRIHDFLSEKPSYHVQQSIIAIGSGGLTGKEKDEATQTQLKFLPIASSDFIFAYFMERFGFFGAFFLISLYAMLILHLLSLNYKLSGDYFTQVVTTSIAFLLFVYMSVNIAMTIGFAPVVGVPLPLFSYGGSSFVNFMILFGILEHLLAFRFNFLYNSTRT, encoded by the coding sequence ATGCGCTTTATGATAGACAGACGTATTATTACACATTTCGATTTTATTCTGATTGCGCTTCTGATACCTATAATTACTTTGTCATTTTACCTAATTTCGGAGATAGACCCTGTTTTGTCGCAAAAACAGCTCATATATATCGGCGTTGGTATCGCTGCTTTCATAGTTTTTTTTCTTATGCCCCTTAGAGAATTCAAATGGTTGATTCCTACAATTTACTGGATAAACATAGGACTTTTGATTAGCGTCGACTTTTTCGGCGTCAGCAGACTCGGAGCGCAAAGATGGCTTGAAATCCCTTTCATACACTTTACCCTACAGCCTTCCGAGATATTCAAACCTGCTTTTATTCTGATGCTTGCGTATCTCATACATGAAAACCCGCCGCCTAAAAACGGTTATAGCCTGAAAGAGTTTTTGAAAATCTCTTTTTATATTATTTTGCCCTTTGTTCTCATTGCAAAAGAACCGGATCTGGGAACCGCACTGATACTGCTCATAATCGGCTACGGAATCCTGTTTTTTGTAGGAGTAAACTGGAAAATATGGGCAGGCATTGCCATCATTATGGCACTGTTTTTGCCACTTTCTTATAAATATCTTCTGCATGATTATCAGAAAAAAAGAATTCACGATTTTTTAAGCGAAAAACCGAGTTATCACGTTCAGCAGTCTATCATTGCGATAGGTTCCGGAGGGCTCACAGGTAAAGAAAAAGACGAGGCAACCCAGACTCAGCTCAAATTCCTTCCAATCGCTTCGAGTGACTTTATCTTTGCCTATTTTATGGAGAGATTCGGCTTTTTCGGTGCCTTTTTCCTTATATCTCTGTATGCGATGCTTATTTTGCATCTGCTAAGCCTAAACTACAAACTATCAGGAGACTATTTCACTCAGGTGGTCACAACTAGCATTGCCTTTCTTCTGTTTGTATATATGAGCGTAAATATAGCGATGACTATAGGTTTCGCCCCTGTCGTGGGAGTTCCGCTACCACTTTTCAGCTACGGCGGGAGCAGTTTTGTAAACTTTATGATACTTTTTGGAATTTTGGAACATCTACTTGCATTTCGTTTTAATTTTTTGTATAATTCCACCCGTACTTAA
- a CDS encoding RluA family pseudouridine synthase, which produces MGKTEKLTVRKQERLDKYLSAELKTTRNQIEALIKSGYVKVNGKTVKKGGIKLKVGETIEIEYPEVRKSEAKEPGFDVEIIYEDEDILVLNKPSGVTVHPAPSVKEPTLVDWLKKRGVSLSTISGEERHGIVHRIDKETSGVLVIAKNDSAHLSLSKQLQDKSMGRYYLAIIEPPLKEDTVVEKPIGRNPKNRIKMAVVPNGREAKTAFAKIALSKDQKTELIGAKLFTGRTHQIRVHLNAIGRHILGDCLYGFKSRSDKIKRVFLHAYILYLRHPKTGTKMRFVAPLPDDMREFLKKRFDWESINEKIVPEQFDTIFDSVS; this is translated from the coding sequence TTGGGCAAAACTGAAAAATTGACAGTACGAAAACAGGAGAGACTTGACAAGTATCTATCTGCCGAACTGAAGACTACCAGAAACCAGATAGAGGCACTGATAAAATCGGGATATGTAAAAGTTAATGGAAAAACCGTAAAAAAAGGCGGAATCAAACTGAAAGTCGGCGAAACGATTGAGATAGAGTATCCTGAAGTTAGAAAAAGCGAAGCAAAAGAGCCCGGTTTTGATGTAGAGATAATATATGAAGATGAAGATATTCTTGTTTTGAACAAACCGAGCGGTGTTACCGTCCATCCTGCTCCGAGCGTAAAAGAGCCGACTCTTGTGGACTGGCTGAAAAAGAGAGGGGTCTCTCTTTCGACAATTTCAGGTGAAGAGAGGCATGGTATAGTTCACAGAATAGACAAAGAGACCAGCGGAGTACTTGTCATAGCAAAAAATGATTCGGCGCATCTGAGCCTCTCTAAGCAGCTACAGGACAAAAGCATGGGAAGATACTATCTTGCCATTATAGAGCCTCCTTTGAAAGAGGATACTGTTGTGGAAAAACCTATAGGAAGAAATCCCAAAAACAGAATAAAAATGGCAGTGGTTCCAAATGGCAGAGAAGCAAAAACGGCTTTTGCAAAAATTGCGCTCAGTAAAGATCAAAAAACAGAACTCATAGGTGCGAAGCTTTTTACAGGAAGAACCCACCAGATAAGAGTTCATCTGAATGCTATAGGAAGGCATATTTTGGGGGATTGTTTATATGGTTTTAAGAGCCGTAGTGATAAAATTAAAAGAGTTTTTTTACATGCTTATATTTTATACCTGAGACACCCAAAAACAGGGACAAAGATGAGATTTGTCGCTCCTTTGCCTGATGATATGCGGGAGTTTCTAAAAAAAAGATTTGACTGGGAGAGTATAAATGAGAAAATTGTTCCTGAGCAGTTTGACACTATTTTTGATTCTGTTTCTTAA
- a CDS encoding fibronectin type III domain-containing protein — protein MRKLFLSSLTLFLILFLNGCAKQPLLESKPQIDPTLPKVENIKTIADINQVAFEWQPLYDPRIEGYYLYRSTGAASKLTRVAVIEDRYSSHYVDKGLKPNTLYYYRMSAYDKAGKESAPSETVKVKTLPRLESVSFIQAIGHLPKRVKIIWRPHPDPRVAEYIIERSEPDKPEWKVVAVIKDRLQAEYIDKGLKDNKVYYYRIKVKTYSGVISRPSKVVKASTKPLPGMVQGLNATTNLPKKIEVTWQPNAEPDIDHYNIYRSPFSKGFFLLHAKVRGSKYVDLIGEDGVVKFYKVTAVDKDGLESHKQDTPVMGSTLSKPLPPIIISATIQDSKAIIKWRPADNRAVSFIIIKKEKKGWLDSKEYKYTNITSTTFIDKSIIPNVKYEYSIIAVDRYGIESKPTEDIELFLPVKN, from the coding sequence ATGAGAAAATTGTTCCTGAGCAGTTTGACACTATTTTTGATTCTGTTTCTTAACGGATGTGCAAAACAGCCTCTGCTTGAAAGCAAACCGCAGATAGATCCGACGCTACCGAAAGTTGAAAATATCAAAACAATTGCCGATATCAATCAGGTTGCATTTGAATGGCAGCCTTTGTATGATCCACGAATTGAAGGGTACTATCTTTACAGAAGTACCGGAGCAGCCAGTAAGCTTACAAGAGTGGCTGTAATAGAAGACAGATATAGTTCGCACTATGTGGACAAGGGTCTCAAACCGAATACTCTCTATTATTACAGAATGTCTGCATACGACAAAGCCGGAAAGGAGTCCGCTCCGAGTGAGACTGTAAAAGTGAAGACGCTTCCGCGACTGGAGTCTGTAAGTTTTATCCAGGCTATAGGCCATCTTCCCAAACGTGTAAAGATTATCTGGCGTCCCCATCCAGATCCCAGAGTGGCGGAATATATCATCGAACGAAGCGAGCCGGACAAGCCCGAATGGAAAGTGGTGGCCGTCATAAAAGACAGGCTGCAGGCAGAATATATAGACAAAGGGCTTAAAGACAACAAAGTCTACTATTACAGGATAAAAGTCAAAACATATAGCGGTGTTATATCAAGACCCAGTAAAGTTGTAAAAGCTTCGACAAAACCTCTTCCTGGAATGGTTCAGGGTCTTAATGCTACGACAAATCTGCCCAAAAAAATAGAAGTTACCTGGCAACCAAATGCAGAACCCGACATCGATCACTACAATATCTACAGAAGTCCATTTTCCAAAGGTTTTTTTTTGCTCCATGCAAAAGTAAGAGGCAGCAAATATGTTGATCTGATCGGTGAAGACGGTGTTGTAAAGTTTTATAAAGTGACAGCAGTAGATAAGGATGGGCTAGAGAGTCACAAACAGGACACACCTGTAATGGGTTCCACACTGTCAAAACCACTGCCTCCTATAATTATTTCTGCGACTATCCAGGATTCAAAAGCGATTATAAAATGGAGACCGGCCGATAACAGGGCTGTAAGTTTCATCATTATCAAGAAAGAGAAAAAAGGTTGGCTGGATTCCAAAGAGTATAAATACACCAATATTACTTCTACAACATTTATAGACAAAAGTATAATTCCCAACGTAAAATATGAATACAGCATAATAGCAGTCGACAGGTACGGAATAGAGTCAAAGCCTACCGAAGATATAGAGCTTTTTTTGCCCGTTAAAAACTGA
- the trmB gene encoding tRNA (guanosine(46)-N7)-methyltransferase TrmB, producing MPHIIAREYKKIKTPAQRDGIEFLWFAEPLANASETLVCAKHENIYFLLTIKRKNGNFIIKSDKTTRPTPSTIVKKALKSFCSLAECDVIYSNIANIKDRHLEEGSRFLKDIWFFAQNFPKDKEVWIEIGFGSGRHLLHQARQNPDILFIGLEIHKPSIEQVLKQIKIQKLDNLYVIDYDARLFLEFVPSNLVGKIFVHFPVPWDKKPHRRVFSKRFIKEAKRVLKKNGILELRTDSRNYFDYAMELFMDEPRIHLEVLKNIETVVRSKYEDRWRRMEKDIYEIRMINDEVSESLILKGSFDFEGGLNVRNIIKNFSNRPIKYDEYFIHFEKLYKISEDSILIKLSFGAFDRPEHLYIIIDAKGAKYFPRNPVLSRLNLKAHNKIKEMLYGKQSNSSTRS from the coding sequence ATGCCTCATATAATAGCAAGAGAGTATAAAAAGATAAAAACCCCCGCACAGAGGGATGGAATTGAGTTTTTATGGTTTGCCGAGCCGTTGGCAAACGCATCGGAAACTCTTGTATGTGCAAAGCATGAAAATATATATTTTTTGCTTACAATAAAGAGAAAAAACGGTAATTTTATAATAAAGAGCGACAAAACCACAAGGCCTACACCCTCCACTATCGTAAAAAAAGCTCTGAAATCTTTTTGCTCCCTGGCTGAATGTGATGTTATATATTCGAATATCGCAAATATAAAAGACCGCCATCTGGAAGAGGGAAGCAGGTTTTTAAAAGATATATGGTTTTTTGCACAGAATTTTCCCAAAGACAAAGAGGTGTGGATAGAGATAGGCTTTGGCAGTGGCAGACATCTTCTTCATCAGGCCAGACAAAATCCTGATATCCTTTTTATAGGGCTTGAGATTCACAAGCCATCTATCGAACAGGTTTTAAAGCAGATAAAGATACAAAAGCTCGATAACCTTTATGTGATAGATTATGATGCGAGACTGTTTTTAGAGTTTGTTCCGTCGAATCTGGTAGGAAAAATTTTTGTACATTTTCCGGTTCCGTGGGATAAAAAACCTCACAGAAGAGTCTTTTCAAAAAGGTTTATCAAAGAGGCGAAAAGAGTTTTGAAAAAAAATGGTATTCTAGAGCTTAGGACTGATAGCAGAAACTATTTTGATTATGCGATGGAACTTTTTATGGATGAGCCAAGAATCCATCTGGAAGTTCTTAAAAACATCGAAACAGTTGTCAGGAGCAAGTACGAAGATAGATGGCGAAGGATGGAGAAAGATATATATGAGATAAGAATGATTAATGACGAGGTTTCAGAATCTTTGATATTAAAGGGGAGTTTTGATTTTGAAGGGGGTCTGAATGTACGCAACATTATAAAAAATTTTTCAAACAGACCGATAAAATATGATGAGTATTTCATACATTTTGAGAAACTTTACAAAATATCCGAAGATTCAATATTGATAAAGCTTTCATTCGGAGCTTTTGACAGACCTGAACATCTGTATATTATAATAGACGCAAAAGGTGCAAAATATTTTCCCAGGAATCCTGTATTATCCCGGTTGAATCTCAAAGCACACAATAAAATAAAAGAGATGCTGTATGGCAAACAAAGTAATAGTAGCACAAGATCTTAA
- a CDS encoding cell division ATP-binding protein FtsE: MANKVIVAQDLKLAYNENEPVITESSFEIESGSFVFITGPSGSGKSTLIRSFYGALKPSGGILEVGGVKLNKISSSKLSFLRKYLGIIFQDYKLIKEWNVKKNVMLPLIIAGYSKDVCELQTQKLLKHVKLSHKAERYPYELSGGEQQRVAMARALAHNPVIILADEPTGNLDEYSSEVIWNLLEGANEQLGTTVVVVTHHIPVHLSVNFKHFHIEDGTIYEIS; this comes from the coding sequence ATGGCAAACAAAGTAATAGTAGCACAAGATCTTAAACTGGCCTATAACGAAAACGAGCCTGTTATAACCGAAAGCTCTTTTGAGATAGAGAGCGGAAGTTTTGTATTTATTACAGGCCCCAGCGGAAGTGGAAAATCTACACTTATCAGATCATTCTACGGAGCACTCAAGCCATCCGGCGGGATATTGGAAGTTGGCGGAGTAAAACTTAACAAAATAAGCAGTTCAAAACTGAGCTTTTTGAGAAAATATTTGGGAATCATATTTCAAGACTACAAACTTATAAAAGAGTGGAATGTTAAGAAAAATGTAATGCTTCCTCTTATAATAGCTGGTTATTCAAAAGATGTTTGCGAACTTCAGACACAGAAACTTTTAAAACATGTGAAGCTTTCACACAAGGCAGAGAGATATCCCTATGAACTGAGCGGTGGTGAACAGCAAAGAGTTGCAATGGCCAGGGCGTTGGCACACAATCCGGTAATTATCCTTGCGGACGAGCCTACCGGAAACTTGGATGAATATTCCAGTGAAGTTATCTGGAATCTTCTTGAGGGAGCAAATGAACAGTTAGGTACTACAGTAGTAGTTGTTACACACCATATACCGGTACATCTGAGTGTAAATTTCAAGCATTTTCATATAGAGGATGGAACAATTTATGAAATTTCTTAA
- a CDS encoding murein hydrolase activator EnvC family protein, whose product MKRVLIFIFTILLSTNIWAKSSIEFKIENSKKELTKKSKRITGLNTALEKIAKEIEKQKKELEKLDLKIAELENILSQKEQTYNKNKELLKNLQSTQKELYEKRNILQQELTLLIAKEFSKSIVLNSAQSGSAEDIINEEILMALQKSEDEKIKKLSLSFKNTNQKIDEYHKKTEMLKKEIEELDKKKRELLSAKKKKKRVLSQLDRKRKKYKKAINRLIKEQNSLRATLEKYKILKKRKKTVSKKSKETNINVKKIGSSYLRAKTIRYRGPKTIPPLDSFRITKYYGPYVDPIYKIKIFNESVELKPLKRNAKVKNVLNGKVVLAKDTPHLDKVVIIKHRNGLYTIYAHLDKIAPTIRQGRKIKKGYVIGRVSKRLTFEVTKKSYHINPLDLIKVPRKRR is encoded by the coding sequence ATGAAGAGAGTTTTAATTTTTATTTTTACGATTTTGCTCAGTACAAATATTTGGGCAAAAAGCAGTATAGAATTCAAAATCGAGAATTCAAAAAAAGAGTTGACCAAAAAATCAAAAAGAATAACAGGGTTAAATACTGCTCTTGAAAAAATCGCAAAAGAGATAGAAAAGCAAAAAAAAGAGCTCGAAAAGCTTGATTTGAAAATCGCAGAACTAGAAAATATCCTCTCGCAAAAAGAGCAAACATACAATAAAAATAAAGAGTTGCTTAAAAATCTGCAAAGTACACAAAAAGAGCTTTACGAGAAGAGAAATATCCTTCAGCAGGAACTTACACTGCTTATTGCAAAAGAGTTTTCAAAATCTATAGTTTTAAACAGTGCCCAAAGCGGTTCTGCGGAAGATATCATAAATGAAGAGATATTAATGGCGTTGCAAAAAAGCGAAGATGAAAAGATAAAGAAACTATCTCTTTCGTTTAAAAATACAAATCAAAAAATAGATGAATACCATAAAAAGACAGAAATGTTAAAAAAAGAGATAGAGGAGCTGGATAAAAAGAAAAGGGAGCTTTTATCTGCAAAAAAAAAGAAAAAGAGAGTACTTTCGCAACTTGATAGAAAAAGAAAGAAATATAAAAAAGCGATAAACAGGCTGATAAAGGAGCAAAATTCTTTAAGGGCAACGCTGGAGAAATATAAAATCCTGAAAAAAAGAAAAAAAACTGTATCTAAAAAAAGTAAAGAGACCAATATCAATGTAAAAAAGATAGGTTCTTCATATCTTCGTGCAAAAACTATAAGATATCGAGGGCCCAAAACCATTCCTCCTCTTGACAGCTTCAGGATAACAAAATATTACGGTCCCTATGTGGATCCGATTTATAAAATAAAGATATTCAACGAATCAGTGGAACTCAAGCCCCTTAAAAGAAATGCTAAAGTAAAAAATGTTCTGAACGGAAAAGTTGTACTTGCAAAAGATACGCCGCATCTGGATAAAGTGGTTATTATAAAGCACAGAAACGGTCTTTATACAATATATGCACATCTAGATAAGATAGCGCCTACTATAAGGCAGGGAAGAAAAATAAAAAAAGGTTACGTTATAGGACGTGTTAGCAAAAGACTGACATTTGAAGTTACAAAAAAGAGTTATCATATCAATCCGCTCGATCTTATAAAGGTTCCAAGAAAGAGACGATAA
- the pyrH gene encoding UMP kinase yields MAKRVLVKFSGEALASKEGFGIDTAILKYIASEIKSLVENGIEVGLVVGGGNIIRGVSAAKEGIIRRSAGDYMGMLATVINAVALQEALEYWGLKVRVQSAIKMEEICEPFIVRRAIRHLEKGRVVIFAAGTGNPFFTTDTAATLRAIEIGAEMIIKATKVNGVYDKDPNRFPDAKKLDTLTYDEALSDNIKVMDDTAIALAKDNRLPIVVCNMFESGNLLEIIKGDYTKCSIVSNNIK; encoded by the coding sequence ATGGCAAAAAGAGTACTGGTTAAATTTTCGGGTGAGGCACTGGCATCAAAAGAGGGTTTCGGTATAGATACCGCCATACTCAAATATATAGCTTCAGAGATCAAATCTCTTGTTGAGAACGGTATAGAAGTAGGTCTTGTTGTTGGCGGAGGAAATATCATCAGGGGTGTAAGTGCTGCCAAAGAAGGCATTATCAGACGGTCAGCAGGAGACTATATGGGTATGCTGGCAACAGTTATAAATGCTGTTGCTCTTCAGGAAGCTTTGGAATATTGGGGGCTTAAAGTGAGAGTCCAGAGTGCTATCAAAATGGAAGAAATTTGCGAGCCTTTTATTGTAAGGCGTGCTATAAGGCATCTGGAGAAAGGAAGAGTTGTAATATTTGCTGCCGGTACGGGAAATCCTTTTTTCACAACAGATACCGCAGCTACGCTCAGAGCCATAGAGATAGGTGCAGAGATGATAATAAAAGCTACGAAAGTCAACGGAGTCTATGATAAAGACCCAAATAGGTTTCCCGATGCAAAAAAACTCGATACTCTTACATATGACGAAGCATTGAGTGATAATATAAAGGTGATGGACGATACAGCCATAGCACTTGCAAAAGACAACAGACTGCCTATTGTTGTATGCAATATGTTCGAAAGCGGGAATCTTCTGGAGATTATCAAGGGCGACTACACAAAATGTTCTATTGTTTCAAATAATATAAAATAA
- a CDS encoding DNA-directed RNA polymerase subunit omega, with product MRLEKIAAKALERANFDRYMLSVAVAKRANELAAGEKPVIDVDIKKYKYTDIALMEIAEGVVKIEIERI from the coding sequence GTGAGACTGGAAAAAATTGCTGCAAAAGCATTGGAAAGGGCAAATTTTGACAGATATATGCTTTCTGTAGCGGTTGCGAAAAGAGCAAATGAGCTTGCGGCCGGAGAAAAGCCTGTTATAGATGTGGATATTAAAAAGTATAAATATACCGATATCGCTTTAATGGAAATTGCCGAAGGCGTTGTAAAGATAGAGATTGAGAGGATATAG